In Mercenaria mercenaria strain notata chromosome 14, MADL_Memer_1, whole genome shotgun sequence, the following are encoded in one genomic region:
- the LOC123527910 gene encoding coadhesin-like, with protein sequence MWSEWTAWSACDVTCENGTQTRTRTCSNPPPANGGLNCSGSATDVKECHKQLCPVHGGWTKWSDWETCSVSCDTGIQKRHRNCTNPYPSRFGNHCFGDAVDDRLCMPGPCANGGWSQWGQWSSCSVSCDRGVRFQSRTCTNPRPSLNGKYCDGIDIHISACNNNSCVPSVIFNAYNVTDLSPAAGQTMIFSNIVVNEGGAYSASTGEFTAPVDGTYSFSAQLCIVHQKNLYFDIKIGGRTYASTHGQDYYGVECKQIQIAAKVKKNEKVIVQWTTTTFTSSSLQQEGSTGSFQEDGVPCIGHSLWAGGVSHKVVAAGPYRIKFCYDNMQTAAECTTEFFSTIK encoded by the exons ATGTGGTCTGAATGGACAGCATGGTCCGCGTGTGACGTCACGTGTGAAAATGGAACACAGACACGGACTCGAACATGTTCAAACCCTCCACCAGCGAACGGGGGATTAAATTGTTCTGGCAGCGCAACAGACGTGAAAGAATGTCATAAACAGCTTTGTCCCG TGCACGGCGGATGGACAAAGTGGTCTGACTGGGAGACATGCTCTGTCAGCTGTGATACTGGAATACAGAAACGTCATCGTAACTGTACAAATCCTTATCCTTCACGGTTTGGGAACCATTGCTTCGGGGACGCGGTAGATGACCGGCTATGTATGCCAGGACCATGTGCAA ACGGTGGTTGGTCTCAGTGGGGTCAGTGGAGCAGCTGCAGTGTGTCATGTGACCGTGGAGTACGTTTCCAATCAAGGACGTGTACAAATCCCAGGCCTTCCTTAAATGGAAAGTATTGTGATGGcatagacatacatatttcagctTGCAACAACAATTCTTGCG ttcCGAGCGTAATCTTTAATGCATACAATGTGACAGACTTAAGTCCTGCCGCTGGTCAAACTATGATATTTAGCAATATTGTCGTTAATGAAGGTGGGGCTTACAGTGCTTCTACAGGAGAATTCACAGCCCCAGTTGACGGAACTTATTCTTTCAGCGCACAGTTATGTATTGTGCatcaaaaaaatttatattttgacattaagATTGGGGGTAGAACTTATGCTTCTACTCACGGACAAGATTATTATGGAGTTGAATGCAAACAGATTCAAATTGCTGCtaaagtaaagaaaaatgaaaaggtAATTGTACAATGGACGACTACAACATTCACAAGCTCGTCTTTACAGCAGG AGGGcagtactggttctttccaggaagATGGCGTCCCGTGTATTGGTCATTCATTGTGGGCAG GAGGCGTGTCCCACAAAGTTGTAGCTGCTGGACCTTACAGAATCAAATTCTGTTACGACAACATGCAAACTGCAGCAGAGTGCACCACTGAATTCTTTAGCACCATAAAATGA